The Mesorhizobium sp. INR15 region GCCGCGAAGCCCAGTCTTTCGCTGCTCATGTCGAGCAGGCTCACGTCGAGGCCGGCGATGCGGGCGAAGATGGCGGTGCCGAGGCCGATCGGGCCGGCGCCGATGACCAGCGTACGCGCGTCTGGTTCGGCCCGCGCCCGGCGCACCGCATGCGCGCCGATGGCCAGGAATTCGACGGCGGCGGCGTCGGCCAGCGAGAGGCCGTTGGCCGGATAGAGGTTTTGTGCCGGCACCAGGATCTGCTCGCACATGGCGCCGTCGCGATGGACGCCGAGCACTTCGATCCTGACGCAGCAATTGGGTCTGCCTTGCCGGCAGGCGATGCATTTGCCGCAAGCGAGATAGGGATTGATGACCACCGGTTCGCCAACGGCGAGATCGACACCGGCGCCTGTCTCCACGATGGTTCCCGATACCTCGTGGCCCATGATGCGGGGATAGGCGAGGAACGGATGCTTGCCTTCGAAGATATGGTAGTCGGTGCCGCAGATGCCGACATGGCTGACCGCGACCAGCGCCCAGCCCGGAGGCGGCGCGCCGGGCGCCTGATGGTCTTCAAGAACAAGGTCGCCGGGCGAGCGGCAGACTACGGCTTTCATGTTTCAATCCAGTCAGGTCATGGCGTTGCCGGCCCATCGAACGAAGAGGGCCGGCAATTCCGCCAGGGGGTGGGTTACTTGCCGCCGCGGCGGCGCAACCCGTCGAAATAGACGATGATGATGATCAGCGCGCCGGTGATGATGCGCTGCCAGAACGAATTGACGTTGAGCAGATTGGCGCCGTTGTTGATGGTGGCCAGGATGAAGGCGCCGAGCAGCGGCCCATGCACCGAGCCGACCGCGCCGAACAGCGATGTGCCGCCGATGACCGACGAAGCAATCGCTTGCAGTTCCCAGCCTTCGGCCTGCGTCGGGTTGCCGATGCCGATGCGGGCGGCAAGCAGGACGCCGACGAAGGCCGC contains the following coding sequences:
- a CDS encoding zinc-binding alcohol dehydrogenase family protein, which translates into the protein MKAVVCRSPGDLVLEDHQAPGAPPPGWALVAVSHVGICGTDYHIFEGKHPFLAYPRIMGHEVSGTIVETGAGVDLAVGEPVVINPYLACGKCIACRQGRPNCCVRIEVLGVHRDGAMCEQILVPAQNLYPANGLSLADAAAVEFLAIGAHAVRRARAEPDARTLVIGAGPIGLGTAIFARIAGLDVSLLDMSSERLGFAASELGFSVLDGSQASAADLVREATNGEGFDVVFDATGNTQSVQSAFAHVAHAGTLVLVSVVKDDISFSDPEFHKREMTLVGSRNALRADFDHVAASIRDGAVPLAKLVTHTTTLAATPSDLARWAHEKSGLIKAVIEIGS